A window of Balearica regulorum gibbericeps isolate bBalReg1 chromosome Z, bBalReg1.pri, whole genome shotgun sequence contains these coding sequences:
- the TMEM161B gene encoding LOW QUALITY PROTEIN: transmembrane protein 161B (The sequence of the model RefSeq protein was modified relative to this genomic sequence to represent the inferred CDS: deleted 1 base in 1 codon) has protein sequence MGVIGVQLVVTMVMASVIQKIIPHYSLARWLLCSGSLRWYQHPTEEELRILAGKQRGKSKKDRKYNGHIENKPLTIPKDIDLHLETKSVTERDTIALHYFPEYQWLVDFTVAATIVYVVTEAYYSIMKPSQEMNISVVWCLLVLAFAVKVLFSLTTHYFKVEDGGERSVCVTFGFFFFVKAMAILIVTENYLEFGLESGFSNFSESAMKFLEKQGLESQGPVSKLTFKLFLAVLCSLIGAFLTFPGLRLAQMHLDALNLATEKITQTLLHINFLAPLFMVLLWVKPITKDYIMNPPLGKESVPLMSEDTFDTMRLWIIILLCALRLAMMRHHLQAYLNLAQKSVDQMKKEAGRISMVDLQKMVARVFYYLCVIALQYVAPLVMLLHTTLLLKTLGNYSWVIYPELNSDTPVENSLLPSSVYSESPPADGKMKVTVVQITMALGSLKNIFTPLLFRGLLSFLTWWIAACLFSTSLFGLFYHQYLTVA, from the exons GGTGTGATAGGTGTACAGTTGGTGGTTACCATGGTAATGGCCAGTGTCATACAGAAGATCATACCTCACTATTCTCTTGCTCGTTGGCTTCTCTGCAGTGGCAG tttacGGTGGTATCAGCATCCTACTGAAGAAGAACTACGGATTCTTGCAGGGAAACAAAGAGGGAAGAGCAAAAAAGATAG aaaatacaatggTCATATTGAAAACAAACCCTTAACCATTCCAAAAGACATCGATCTTCATCTGGAAACAAAATCTGTCACTGAAAGGGACACCATTG CATTGCATTATTTTCCGGAATATCAGTGGTTGGTGGATTTCACTGTTGCAGCCACAATTGTGTATGTGGTGACAGAAGCTTATTACAGTATTATG AAGCCCTCACAAGAAATGAATATCAGCGTAGTGTGGTGTCTGCTTGTCTTGGCTTTCGCAGt TAAGGTACTATTTTCATTGACTACCCATTATTTCAAAGTAGAGGATGGAGGTGAAAGATCAGTCTGTGTTAcctttggatttttcttctttgtaaaaGCAATGGCAATTCTCATTGTGACAGAAAACTATCTGGAGTTTGGACTGGAATCAG GCTTCTCGAATTTCTCAGAAAGCGCTATGAAGTTTCTTGAAAAGCAGGGTTTGGAATCCCA ggGTCCTGTGTCTAAACTAACCTTCAAATTGTTCCTGGCTGTTCTGTGTTCACTTATTGGTGCTTTTTTGACATTCCCTGGCTTGCGACTGGCTCAAATGCATCTGGATGCTCTGAAtttagcaacagaaaaaataacaca aacaTTGCTACATATAAACTTCTTGGCACCTTTATTTATGGTTCTACTGTGGGTAAAGCCAATCACTAAGGACTACATTATGAACCCACCTTTGGGCAAAGAGAGCGTCCCTTT aATGTCAGAAGATACATTTGACACCATGAGGTTGTGGATTATAATCCTGTTGTGTGCTTTACGGTTGGCTATGATGCGTCATCATTTACAGGCCTATCTGAATTTAGCCCAGAAAAGTGTGGATCAGATGAAAAAGGAAGCTGGCAGAATAAGTATGGTTGATTTACAGAAAATG gTGGCTCGGGTATTCTATTATCTTTGTGTAATTGCACTGCAGTATGTTGCACCATTGGTAATGCTCCTTCACACAACTCTGCTCTTGAAAACACTAG GTAATTATTCTTGGGTCATCTACCCAGAATTGAATTCTGACACTCCGGTAGAAAACAGTCTGCTTCCCAGTTCAGTTTATTCTGAGTCTCCACCTGCTGATGGAAAGATGAAAGTAACTGTAGTACAAATAACAATGGCTTTGGGAAGCctaaagaatattttcactCCTCTCCTGTTCCGGGGACTCCTGTCTTTCCTCACCTGGTGGATTGCTGCTTGCCTCTTTTCTACAAGCCTTTTTGGGCTTTTCTATCACCAGTACCTGACTGTGGCATGA